The Alicyclobacillus macrosporangiidus CPP55 genome segment GCCCCGTTGCTCCAGGTGGAGATCGAACAGGTGGTGACCAAGACCGTCACGCTGCCGTACACGACACGTTACGTCGATGACAATCAGATGGCCAAAGGCCAAGTCAAGGTCGTCACGCCGGGCAAACCAGGGGTGGCGAAGGAGCAGGTCCGCGACCGGTATGTCAACGGCCAACTGGTCAGCAGCGAGGTTGTCAGCAAGCAGGTGGTCCAAGAGCCGCAGCAGGCGGTGGCCAAGCGGGGGACGAACAGCGGCGTCGCCGACGGGAATTGGGTCTGGCCCTCGCCCTCTTACGTCATCACTTCGGGATTTGGGTACCGGAGGCTGGGCGGTGGTGAGTTTCACCCGGGCGTCGACATCGGCTGCCCGATCGGCACCCCTGTATACGCCACCAACAACGGCACGGTCGAGGATGCCGGCTGGAACAGCGGCGGTTACGGAATCTGGGTGAAGATCGACAACGGCAACGGGATCGAGACCGTGTTTGGCCATCTGTCGCGCACTGCCGTGCACGTGGGGCAGCGCGTCGCCAAGGGGCAGCTCATCGGCTACTCGGGTGCGACGGGCAACGTCACCGGCCCGCACTTGCACTACGAGGTGCGCATCGGCGGACGGGCGGTGAACCCGCTGCCGTATATGTGAGTGAGCGTGAGGCGGAGGTGACTTCGGGTCACCTCCGCTTCGTCTTGTACGCCCGGCATGGGCGGTCTCTATAGGGTGAAAGTCCCGAACGGGGGTTGGCGACATACCTACCGTTAGCCAAGAGCAAGGGTGTCCATCGTGAGGTGGAATCCGAAGGAAGCTGGAGACAAACTCTCGACCCGAGGTACACGAACCGCATCTGAGGCTGTCACAGTTGGATGAGTTGACAAGGCACAACGAAGTCCGAAGTCGCCAAGGGTTGTGGCAGTAAATGCGGCGGGTGCATGAGAGGAAAGGGGCCGTTCTTATCCGGGGAGGCCTGTCCGGTACGCCGGCAGAGCCGGTAACCGCCGTCGAGAGGCGGCGCTGAACGGACAGGAGTCAGCAGAGGCCATAGTACGTAGGCGAGCGCTCGCCCGCGGAAGGGCCGAACATGAAACGAGGATGGACTACATGCGTTCATGCGACGAGCGACGACAGCAGAATACCCCGCAAGGGGCCTCCGCCCGGAGAGTAGCGGTGAAGCCGCGAGAGGCCGAGATTGGAGGGCCGAGTTCGTCGTTGGCACAAGTGCAGACCCCATCCTGCGAAGAGGGTGACTCCCTGCTGGAGAAGATGCTGGAGCGGGAGAACCTGCTCTTGGCGCTTCGTCGAGTTGAGGCGAACAAGGGGGCGCCAGGGGTGGATGGCGTGACGGTAACACAACTACGGTCGTACATCCAGACCCACTGGGCTGACATCCGTCAGCAGCTGTTGGCGGGGACCTACAAACCGCAGCCCGTCAGGCGGGTCGAAATTCCGAAACCCGGAGGTGGGGTGCGGGGACTGGGAATCCCCACCGTGATCGACCGATTCATCCAGCAGGCGCTACTCCAGGTGCTGAACCCGATTTTCGACCCGGAGTTCTCCGACAACAGTTTCGGATTCCGGCCGGGGCGGAGCGCCCATGATGCGGTGCGCAGGGCACAGCAATACATTCAACAGGGTTACCGGTGGGCAGTGGACCTGGATCTGGCGAAGTTCTTCGACCGAGTGAACCACGACAAGCTCATGGCGCGTGTGGCACGGAAGGTCAAGGACAAGCGGGTGCTCAAGCTCATCCGGGCTTACCTGAACGCAGGCATCATGGCGGACGGGGTGGTCGTACGCAACGAGGAAGGGACACCGCAAGGCGGCCCCCTCAGCCCACTGCTCGCCAACATCATGCTGGACGACTTCGACAAGGAGCTGAAGAAGCGAGGACATCGGTTTGTCCGCTATGCGGACGACTGCAATGTCTACGTGAAGTCGCGCAGGGCGGGCGAGCGAGTGATGGCGTCACTGACCAGATACCTGGAGGGGACACTGAAACTGCAGGTCAACCAGGAGAAGAGTGCGGTAGACCGGCCGTGGAAACTGAAGTTCCTCGGATTCAGCTTTCTGCCCGACAAGCTGGCCACGATACGCCTGGCACCGAAGACGCTCGAACGGTTCAAAGAGCGGGTGCGCCAGATCACCAGCCGCTCACGAAGCATGCCCATCGCGGAGCGCATCAGACAATTGAACGCGTACATCATGGGATGGGTGGCGTACTACCGGCTGGCGGAGATGAAGCGGCACTGCGAACGGTTCGACGAATGGATCCGGCGCAGGCTGCGGATGTGCATTTGGAAGCAATGGAAACGGGTGCGCACGCGGTATCGGGAGCTACGCGCGTTGGGGCAACCGGAATGGGTGGTGCACATGACAGCCAATTCACGGCGAGGGCCGTGGTTCATGGCGAGGATGCTGAACCAGGCCATGGACAAAACGTACTTCGAACAACTGGGACTGCGCAGTCTTCAGGCGAGATACCTTACACTTCGTGGTGTTTCATG includes the following:
- the ltrA gene encoding group II intron reverse transcriptase/maturase; translation: MRSCDERRQQNTPQGASARRVAVKPREAEIGGPSSSLAQVQTPSCEEGDSLLEKMLERENLLLALRRVEANKGAPGVDGVTVTQLRSYIQTHWADIRQQLLAGTYKPQPVRRVEIPKPGGGVRGLGIPTVIDRFIQQALLQVLNPIFDPEFSDNSFGFRPGRSAHDAVRRAQQYIQQGYRWAVDLDLAKFFDRVNHDKLMARVARKVKDKRVLKLIRAYLNAGIMADGVVVRNEEGTPQGGPLSPLLANIMLDDFDKELKKRGHRFVRYADDCNVYVKSRRAGERVMASLTRYLEGTLKLQVNQEKSAVDRPWKLKFLGFSFLPDKLATIRLAPKTLERFKERVRQITSRSRSMPIAERIRQLNAYIMGWVAYYRLAEMKRHCERFDEWIRRRLRMCIWKQWKRVRTRYRELRALGQPEWVVHMTANSRRGPWFMARMLNQAMDKTYFEQLGLRSLQARYLTLRGVS